A window from Aeromonas rivipollensis encodes these proteins:
- a CDS encoding DUF3549 family protein, with product MSAINTLTEFLTQAETQFQLFDMGRQVRPLASDLFVRIEQQQEPYPWPLQQHAWLGVHFFQPAESRHYLWFLKFALDEHGLLIASGPKHFMDQVIETLGYKLTGDLDEEKAQRLADNPYTFRPAEAKMASLHAKLARQLEQAPSAYYEALCHYLAAPGEEGWQALGLQGFADLAERLQDERNLALVCKALPRLPLEPLYALCQSLENAPLPPALQGALLERIGKEQECADPNAETLAYLCRALASCSGNALRSNKLLTLLHTRPSPALLLAIAGRLWPDLKNPELLGLFLEQLALQPTQFFNQVFAELVTLPALRNDMLARLRDPERSEALGQAIGRLFASV from the coding sequence ATGTCTGCCATCAATACCCTGACCGAATTTCTGACCCAGGCCGAGACCCAGTTCCAGCTGTTCGACATGGGCCGCCAGGTGCGCCCGCTGGCGAGCGATCTCTTCGTTCGCATCGAACAGCAGCAGGAGCCCTACCCCTGGCCACTGCAACAGCATGCCTGGCTCGGTGTGCACTTCTTCCAGCCAGCTGAATCCAGGCACTACCTCTGGTTCCTCAAGTTTGCCCTCGACGAGCATGGTCTGCTCATCGCCAGCGGCCCCAAGCACTTCATGGATCAGGTGATCGAGACCCTGGGTTACAAGCTCACCGGCGATCTGGACGAGGAGAAGGCGCAGCGACTGGCCGACAATCCCTACACCTTCCGACCGGCCGAGGCCAAGATGGCCAGCCTGCATGCCAAGCTGGCCCGCCAGCTGGAACAGGCGCCTTCCGCCTACTACGAGGCCCTCTGCCACTACCTGGCGGCGCCGGGGGAAGAGGGGTGGCAGGCCCTGGGGCTGCAAGGCTTCGCCGATCTGGCGGAGCGGCTGCAGGATGAACGCAATCTGGCCCTGGTGTGCAAGGCGCTGCCAAGGCTCCCTCTGGAGCCGCTCTACGCCCTGTGCCAGAGCCTGGAAAACGCCCCCCTGCCCCCGGCGCTGCAGGGTGCCCTGCTCGAGCGCATCGGCAAGGAGCAGGAGTGTGCCGACCCCAATGCCGAGACCCTGGCCTACCTGTGCCGGGCGCTGGCCTCCTGCTCAGGCAATGCCTTGCGCAGCAACAAGCTGCTCACCCTGTTGCACACCCGGCCGAGCCCGGCCCTGCTGCTCGCCATCGCAGGCCGTCTCTGGCCCGATCTGAAAAACCCCGAGCTGCTGGGGCTGTTTCTGGAGCAGCTCGCCCTGCAGCCCACCCAGTTCTTCAATCAGGTCTTTGCCGAGCTGGTGACACTGCCCGCCCTGCGCAATGAT
- a CDS encoding YqcC family protein — protein MNQYLLVAGLLGELTAELQRLERWQAEHPGAEALASELPFCVDTLSFDQWLQFVLIPRMEQLVLLQAPLPTSVSLYPMASEAYKDELAEVAGLLRLIGRFDLLLTGKVVEQ, from the coding sequence ATGAATCAATATTTGCTGGTCGCCGGTCTGCTGGGTGAACTCACCGCCGAGTTGCAACGCCTCGAACGCTGGCAAGCCGAGCATCCGGGGGCCGAGGCGCTGGCGAGCGAGCTGCCGTTTTGCGTCGATACCCTGAGCTTCGATCAATGGTTGCAGTTCGTGCTGATCCCGCGCATGGAGCAACTGGTGCTGCTGCAGGCGCCGCTGCCCACCAGCGTATCCCTCTATCCCATGGCGAGCGAAGCCTACAAGGACGAGCTGGCCGAGGTGGCCGGACTGCTGCGCCTCATCGGTCGTTTCGATCTGCTGCTGACCGGAAAAGTGGTGGAGCAATGA
- the truC gene encoding tRNA pseudouridine(65) synthase TruC — MKLTLLYQDDWLVAVNKPSGLLVHRSWLDKAETRFAMQMTRDLIGGRHVYPVHRLDRPTSGVLLFALDPAVARTLTEAFAARQVHKEYLALVRGWAPEQGLIDYPLKEQLDKIADAMSSPDRPAQEAVTAFRRLHQVELPHAVSKKHPTSRYSLVRLFPKTGRKHQLRRHLDHLFHPIVGDTTHGDGRHNRFFREHYGCERLLLVAHRLSFEHPVLKVPMRIQAPLGPEVLGLFARLGWPASESDYGA, encoded by the coding sequence ATGAAACTGACTCTGCTCTATCAGGATGACTGGCTGGTGGCGGTCAACAAGCCGTCGGGCCTGCTGGTGCATCGCAGCTGGCTCGACAAGGCCGAGACCCGTTTCGCCATGCAGATGACCCGGGATCTCATCGGGGGGCGTCATGTCTACCCCGTGCACCGGCTCGACAGGCCCACCTCTGGGGTGTTGCTGTTTGCCCTCGATCCCGCCGTGGCCCGTACCCTGACCGAAGCCTTTGCCGCCCGTCAGGTGCACAAGGAGTATCTGGCGCTGGTGCGGGGCTGGGCCCCCGAGCAGGGGCTGATCGACTATCCCCTCAAGGAGCAGCTGGACAAGATAGCCGACGCCATGAGCTCCCCCGATCGCCCGGCCCAGGAGGCGGTGACGGCGTTTCGTCGCCTGCACCAGGTCGAACTGCCCCACGCCGTCTCGAAGAAGCACCCCACCAGCCGCTACAGCCTGGTCAGGCTCTTCCCCAAGACGGGCCGCAAGCATCAGCTGCGTCGTCATCTGGATCACCTGTTCCACCCCATCGTCGGCGACACCACCCACGGCGATGGCCGGCATAATCGCTTCTTTCGCGAGCACTATGGGTGCGAGCGGCTGCTGCTGGTCGCCCACCGCTTGAGCTTCGAGCACCCGGTGCTCAAGGTGCCGATGCGGATCCAGGCGCCACTCGGCCCGGAAGTGCTGGGCCTGTTCGCCAGGCTGGGGTGGCCCGCCAGCGAGAGCGACTACGGCGCCTGA
- a CDS encoding flavodoxin, translated as MADIDILVGTVYGSAMLVAETLRDHLQAQGHVCQLFDEAELTDIDGSRFLLIVSATTGQGDIPPNLQPFATALADRAPYMKGWRYALIAMGDSSYEHFCGAGRRLDELLQELAADALVPRLEIDATLEDEPEVAALAWLKSWENRL; from the coding sequence ATGGCCGACATCGATATCCTGGTCGGCACCGTCTACGGCTCGGCCATGCTGGTGGCCGAGACACTGCGGGATCACCTGCAAGCCCAGGGGCATGTCTGCCAGCTCTTCGACGAAGCCGAGCTGACCGACATAGACGGGTCCCGCTTCTTGCTGATCGTCAGCGCCACCACGGGGCAGGGGGATATTCCTCCCAATCTGCAACCCTTCGCCACGGCGCTGGCCGATCGCGCTCCTTATATGAAGGGATGGCGTTATGCCCTCATCGCCATGGGGGACAGCAGCTATGAACACTTCTGCGGGGCCGGACGCAGGCTCGATGAGCTGCTGCAGGAGCTGGCCGCCGACGCCCTGGTACCGCGCCTGGAGATAGACGCGACACTGGAGGATGAGCCTGAGGTGGCGGCGCTGGCCTGGTTGAAAAGCTGGGAAAATAGGCTCTAG